From the Sphaerochaeta sp. genome, one window contains:
- a CDS encoding putative lipid II flippase FtsW, whose translation MDRRRQFDDWNITYQAEEVESEKEGTNSAFTFLCVLLLLTGFGLIMLYSASYDEAIRHALPHYYYVARQAMFAIAGLVVGLAIRFVPVRWFSALSVPMLLLSLMLMLLTLFSPLGSTVLGARRWLRFGPLSLQPVEVVKFSVVLFLAFWFRDEKRKGINRFLVPVLVMLGFSALIILQRDFSSTVVFIGLCLAMFVAGGIGFGHLALLIASLAVPTAVIMLSAPYRVRRIASFLMPGLDDASMNYQVSTALKAIKAGGFFGVGLGKGTYKLGLLPEVQNDFIFANMCEETGFVWVMFLMAMFVIFAILGYKTYQRAKRQDLFLSYLAFGYTTMIVWQAVINIAVVVGLLPPTGIPLPFFSQGGTNLFVVLVSSSLIYRVMLICSGRIPLEKSNLSKDERRLVEFPASGEEPRS comes from the coding sequence ATGGATCGACGACGGCAGTTTGACGATTGGAACATTACCTATCAGGCCGAGGAAGTGGAATCGGAGAAGGAAGGGACGAACAGCGCGTTCACGTTTCTGTGCGTTCTGTTGCTGCTCACCGGCTTCGGGTTGATCATGCTGTACAGCGCCTCCTACGATGAGGCGATCCGTCACGCGCTTCCCCATTACTACTACGTGGCCCGTCAGGCAATGTTCGCCATCGCCGGCCTTGTGGTTGGCCTGGCCATCCGGTTCGTTCCCGTCCGTTGGTTTTCCGCCTTGTCCGTTCCGATGTTGCTGCTGTCCCTGATGTTGATGCTCCTCACGTTGTTCTCGCCGCTGGGGTCGACTGTTCTGGGAGCGCGCCGCTGGCTGCGCTTCGGTCCGTTGTCCCTCCAACCGGTGGAAGTGGTGAAGTTTTCCGTCGTGCTGTTCCTTGCCTTTTGGTTCCGTGACGAAAAGCGCAAAGGAATCAATCGTTTCCTGGTTCCCGTGCTGGTCATGCTGGGCTTTTCCGCCCTGATCATCCTGCAACGGGATTTCAGCTCGACGGTGGTGTTCATCGGACTGTGCCTGGCCATGTTCGTCGCTGGTGGCATCGGCTTCGGCCATCTGGCGCTGCTCATCGCTTCGCTTGCCGTCCCGACTGCGGTCATCATGCTTTCCGCGCCGTACCGGGTGCGGAGGATCGCCAGTTTCCTGATGCCGGGGCTGGACGATGCCTCGATGAATTATCAAGTGTCAACCGCGCTGAAGGCGATCAAGGCAGGGGGATTCTTTGGCGTTGGGCTGGGCAAGGGGACGTACAAGCTCGGCCTGCTTCCGGAAGTGCAGAATGATTTCATCTTCGCCAACATGTGCGAGGAGACCGGGTTCGTCTGGGTGATGTTCCTGATGGCGATGTTCGTCATCTTCGCCATTCTTGGGTACAAGACATACCAGCGAGCCAAACGTCAGGACCTGTTCCTTTCCTATCTGGCATTCGGCTACACCACGATGATCGTCTGGCAGGCGGTCATCAACATCGCCGTAGTCGTCGGGTTGCTGCCGCCTACCGGCATCCCGCTTCCGTTCTTCAGCCAGGGAGGGACCAACCTGTTCGTCGTTCTGGTTTCCTCCTCTCTCATCTACCGTGTCATGCTGATCTGTTCCGGCCGCATCCCATTGGAGAAAAGCAACCTTTCCAAGGATGAACGCAGGCTGGTTGAATTTCCCGCTTCCGGTGAGGAACCTCGTTCATGA
- the ftsA gene encoding cell division protein FtsA: MAGDKMLMGLDIGSSKIRCVIGSVDHDGQLMVDSLCERPSEGVRAGSIVNIEQTLKTISSVTNEAELQAGAEVTDVVIGIGGENIIGVPSNGVVGINSKDQEIKREDIFRSLEVARAFELPQDREILHTLVQEFRIDGQSGIKDPVDMLGHRLESRVLIVTASSSICQNERKCITRAGLSVRRMVLQSVADAEVVLSPEEKEMGAILINIGGGTSNMIAYSHGAPIYTGGINLGGDSVTSDLAYILNKTKTVAEQIKCECGHSYVPSVPADQMVVIPQVQGLPSIRMPKRELSRIIEPRMAEIFSRLQANLNKTGVQGAYGGGVVLVGGGALLSGVTELASEIFGIPARLGFPEAIGGLDRSYINPCYTTVLGLLKSEAKRVKDEGPQPKKRREQERSGEGGAFSRVKGFFRTLF; this comes from the coding sequence ATGGCTGGGGACAAAATGTTGATGGGGCTGGATATCGGCTCGAGCAAAATCCGATGCGTGATCGGTTCGGTCGATCATGACGGACAGCTCATGGTCGATTCCCTGTGCGAACGCCCAAGCGAAGGCGTCCGCGCCGGTTCCATCGTCAACATCGAACAGACTCTGAAGACCATTTCCAGCGTAACCAATGAAGCCGAGCTCCAGGCAGGGGCGGAAGTGACCGACGTGGTCATCGGCATCGGAGGGGAGAACATCATCGGCGTGCCCAGCAACGGGGTGGTGGGCATCAACAGCAAGGACCAAGAGATCAAGCGGGAGGATATCTTCCGCTCCCTGGAAGTCGCCCGTGCGTTCGAGCTTCCCCAGGACAGGGAAATCCTCCACACGTTGGTCCAGGAATTCCGCATTGACGGACAGAGTGGCATCAAGGATCCGGTGGACATGCTGGGACACCGTCTGGAAAGCCGGGTGTTGATCGTCACTGCCAGTTCTTCCATCTGCCAGAACGAGCGCAAGTGCATCACCCGCGCCGGACTGTCCGTGCGTCGGATGGTGCTGCAGAGCGTCGCCGACGCCGAGGTGGTCCTCAGCCCGGAAGAGAAGGAGATGGGCGCCATTCTGATCAACATCGGTGGCGGGACAAGCAACATGATCGCCTACAGTCATGGGGCGCCGATCTACACCGGAGGCATCAACCTCGGCGGGGATTCGGTGACCAGCGACCTGGCGTACATCCTGAACAAGACGAAGACGGTGGCCGAGCAGATCAAATGTGAGTGCGGGCACAGTTATGTCCCGTCCGTGCCTGCCGACCAGATGGTCGTCATCCCCCAGGTTCAGGGGCTGCCGTCCATCAGGATGCCCAAACGGGAATTGTCACGGATCATTGAACCTCGTATGGCGGAGATTTTCAGCAGGCTCCAGGCAAACCTGAACAAGACAGGGGTGCAGGGGGCCTACGGTGGCGGAGTGGTGCTGGTCGGTGGCGGCGCGCTCCTGTCCGGGGTGACGGAACTTGCCAGCGAGATTTTCGGGATTCCCGCTCGGCTCGGGTTCCCCGAAGCGATCGGGGGTTTGGATCGTTCGTACATTAATCCCTGTTACACCACCGTGCTGGGATTGTTGAAGAGTGAAGCGAAACGGGTGAAGGACGAGGGTCCGCAACCGAAGAAACGCAGGGAACAGGAACGGAGCGGGGAAGGTGGCGCTTTCTCCCGAGTCAAAGGCTTTTTCAGGACGCTTTTTTGA
- the ftsZ gene encoding cell division protein FtsZ: protein MDFGMFDVEDMVKDEQTAATVIKVVGVGGGGGNAVNRMIASGLKKVQFVAMNTDMQALQRSNAQVRLPLGRELTGGLGAGGMPEVGEKAAQESKEDIKKELENADMVFITAGMGGGTGTGAAPVVAEIAKSCNALTVAVVTTPFAFEGKKKMMLAQAGIEKLRKNVDTLIIIPNQYLLKVVENNTPIKQAFLMADEVLFMGVQGISELITEPGEINIDFADVRTVMKGKGDALMGIGFGEGANRAVDAARQAISNPLLENASIAGAKSVLVNLSGSENLTLQEYEDVVELITQNCDENALIIAGQAFNPELGDRIKVTVVATGFEHKEEVVGAETDTISAAKRFTIPTASQTAPLSAQKPAEGEKPAAAQPNPAGTIQINRWQDLQKQIGKAPQGTGNDFSIPAVLRYGQHDGSQDQGPNSGS from the coding sequence ATGGATTTTGGCATGTTCGATGTGGAAGACATGGTCAAGGACGAGCAGACAGCCGCCACCGTCATCAAGGTGGTGGGCGTCGGTGGCGGCGGCGGAAACGCCGTGAACCGGATGATCGCGAGCGGCCTGAAGAAAGTGCAGTTCGTGGCGATGAACACCGACATGCAGGCCCTGCAGCGCTCCAACGCCCAGGTACGCCTTCCGTTGGGTCGCGAACTGACCGGAGGCCTGGGAGCCGGTGGAATGCCGGAAGTCGGGGAAAAAGCCGCTCAGGAAAGCAAGGAAGACATCAAGAAAGAGCTGGAGAACGCCGACATGGTGTTCATTACGGCGGGCATGGGAGGCGGAACCGGTACGGGAGCCGCCCCGGTGGTCGCCGAGATCGCCAAGAGCTGCAACGCCCTTACCGTCGCCGTGGTGACCACCCCGTTCGCCTTTGAAGGCAAGAAGAAGATGATGCTTGCCCAGGCAGGGATTGAAAAGCTGCGCAAGAACGTCGACACCCTGATCATCATCCCCAACCAGTACCTGTTGAAGGTGGTGGAGAACAACACGCCGATCAAACAGGCGTTTTTGATGGCTGATGAAGTGCTGTTCATGGGCGTGCAGGGCATCAGCGAGCTGATCACCGAACCAGGGGAAATCAACATCGATTTCGCCGATGTACGCACCGTGATGAAAGGCAAAGGGGACGCCCTGATGGGCATCGGCTTCGGAGAAGGGGCCAACCGCGCCGTGGACGCGGCCCGGCAGGCCATCAGCAACCCGCTTCTGGAGAACGCCTCGATCGCCGGAGCGAAGAGCGTATTGGTCAACCTTTCCGGATCGGAGAACCTCACCCTGCAGGAATACGAGGATGTCGTTGAGCTGATCACCCAGAACTGTGACGAGAACGCGCTGATCATCGCCGGCCAGGCGTTCAACCCGGAGCTGGGCGACCGGATCAAGGTCACCGTGGTGGCCACCGGGTTCGAACACAAGGAAGAGGTGGTGGGCGCCGAGACGGATACCATTTCGGCGGCCAAGCGGTTCACCATCCCCACCGCCAGCCAGACAGCGCCGCTTTCCGCGCAGAAACCGGCTGAAGGGGAGAAACCCGCCGCTGCCCAGCCCAACCCCGCAGGCACCATCCAGATCAACCGATGGCAGGATCTGCAGAAGCAGATCGGCAAAGCGCCTCAGGGAACGGGGAACGATTTCAGCATTCCTGCCGTCCTCAGGTACGGACAGCATGATGGATCTCAGGATCAAGGGCCG